A genomic stretch from Pochonia chlamydosporia 170 chromosome 4, whole genome shotgun sequence includes:
- a CDS encoding glutaredoxin Grx1 (similar to Metarhizium acridum CQMa 102 XP_007811900.1) yields MAEANTKVQQIIKDNAVVVFSKSYCPYCRATKQVLSKIGADFKAYELDQLPDGAAMQDALEEITGQRTVPNVHINHKHIGGNSDVQDLYKSGQLEKLLKESGALKA; encoded by the exons atggcagaagcAAACACCAAGGTCCAGCAGATCATTAAGGACAACGCTGTTG tcgtcttctccaagtcCTACTGCCCGTACTGTCGCGCCACCAAGCAGGTGCTCAGCAAGATTGGCGCCGACTTTAAGGCTTACGAGCTTGACCAGCTTC CCGACGGCGCTGCTATGCAGGACGCTCTCGAGGAAATCACTGGCCAGCGCACCGTTCCCAACGtccacatcaaccacaagCACATTGGTGGCAACTCTGACGTCCAAGACCTTTACAAGTCTGGCcagttggagaagttgttgaaggagtCTGGGGCGCTTAAGGCGTAA